A portion of the Calliphora vicina chromosome 5, idCalVici1.1, whole genome shotgun sequence genome contains these proteins:
- the LOC135961867 gene encoding lysozyme-like has translation MHICYIFVITICTLSIVVNVESKKYMRCELSRELVEKYQISKTFLSNWICLIEHESDRDTKKKTTLSNGENKYGLFQISSKECGAGNRLQACDTTKYPCCQMKCEDFLNDDISDDVHCAKRIFELKGFRNWNAWSTYCRNTQNLPNLSVACNINSVTPLSRFLSYMSSSVRQ, from the exons ATGcatatttgttatatatttgtTATAACAATCTGCACACTTTCAATTGTTGTAAATGTGGAAAGTAAGAAGTATATGCGATGTGAACTGTCGAGAGAATTGGTGGAGAAATACCAAATTAGCAAAACATTCCTATCTAACT ggATTTGTTTAATTGAACATGAAAGTGATAGAGATACGAAAAAAAAGACAACCTTATCTAATGGTGAAAATAAGTATGGCCTCTTTCAAATAAGTAGCAAAGAATGTGGAGCGGGGAACAGACTTCAAGCCTGTGATACAACAAAATATCCCTGTTGCCAAATGAAATGCGAAG atttcCTGAATGACGATATTTCCGATGACGTCCACTGTGCTAAAAGAATATTTGAACTTAAAGGTTTTCGAAACTGGAATGCTTGGAGTACATACTGCCGCAACACACAAAATCTACCAAATCTAAGTGTGGCTTGTAACATTAACTCAGTTACACCGCTATCGCGATTCCTCTCCTACATGAGCTCCAGTGTAAGACAATAA
- the Lrt gene encoding toll-like receptor 3: MHDVMDNSKISQILEPDSTFKTLSATRNIYENVSITTVPPAPSSKKTAKFVNKGSPKKKYKEAVDVSSIPIDDDSTEWRCPNITGSRSLECACDLPHTLRCNGDVHGLTKLAENLHTTPYSVALLDISLRNVTFLSDARIFDKVSLRCLIISSGEIKRVHKSAFLGIKGPLLALGLPGNALLSVPWSSIAILVQLERLDLSNNKIKALGTSDLATLVNLEYLDLGNNQLSSISQRTFVNLRKLEILKLGGNRLGDYAFSLKALTLCLNLRDLDISANNLNGPLTTVSLPILKNLASLNLNRNLIKSIQNKAFVKFSKLQILSLRHNQIDVLQDHAFYGLGSLETLDLSYNGIVAISGASLQHLTRLTTLDLTHNFLRALTSDLITPLPSLTDLGLSGNDISIVARNALDGALELRSISMQENPLSCDCTIREFAEWLQTANLVSHDLLTITCATPPKLEGAPLIQVPMEMLSCDMENMEKDNANIIEQLGAFAKKNHSTHQIKDLSDEIVLRELHFSTDYGLILTWIINLSKKDYMCDAIFVYKEENINEILIDNSPIHCESKIINGQNTVSVLVPDSSSLDIGESYRFCLVMVQEYQPHSDITVGCSNITQLQISNPGNLPKARQFKRRPYADFTKFDKSVETEHRNINALAVDFPNSGRIFNTKVSHQEEDSDAYSQRTFDFFNSLNKSFLPGIGLGILVTSLLVLIWAASRLRHTDNATDNHNSNNGRSSRRSSSPTATTCYAASEHIARLADSENRTRYLKLQATTSL; this comes from the exons ATGCATGATGTAATGGATAATTcaaaaatcagccaaatatTAGAACCGGACTCcacatttaaaacattatcAGCAACAAGAAATATATATGAGAATGTTTCAATAACAACCGTCCCTCCAGCACCTTCCAGCAAGAAAACTGCAAAATTCGTTAATAAAGGATCGccgaaaaagaaatataaagaaGCTGTTGACGTTTCATCAATACCAATAGACGATGATTCCACAGAATGGAGGTGCCCGAATATAACGGGTTCCAGATCGTTAGAATGTGCCTGCGACTTACCTCATACTTTGCGTTGCAATGGTGACGTACATGGTCTAACA AAATTGGCGGAAAACTTACACACAACTCCTTATTCTGTAGCTTTGCTGGATATTTCATTACGAAACGTTACGTTTCTCAGCGATGCTCGAATATTTGATAAAGTTTCCTTAAGATGCCTCATTATTTCATCCGGTGAAATAAAACGTGTTCATAAATCTGCCTTTTTGGGTATTAAGGGGCCTCTTCTAGCATTGGGTTTACCTGGAAATGCTCTTCTCAGCGTACCATGGAGTTCCATTGCAATACTGGTACAGTTGGAACGATTAGACTTgtcaaataacaaaattaaagctCTTGGTACCTCAGATTTAGCTACTCTAGTAAATCTAGAGTATTTAGATCTTGGCAACAATCAGTTGTCGAGTATTTCACAAAGAACATTTGTTAATCTTAGAAAATTGGAAATTCTAAAATTAGGTGGCAACCGGTTGGGTGACTACGCATTCAGCTTAAAAGCCCTAACCCTGTGTCTCAATTTAAG GGATCTTGACATCAGTGCCAATAACTTAAATGGACCATTGACAACTGTTTCATTACCCATATTAAAGAACCTAGCCAGTTTGAATTTAAATCGCAATCTTATAAAAAGCATACAAAACAAGGctttcgtaaaattttctaaactGCAGATACTTTCTTTGCGGCACAATCAAATAGATGTCTTACAAGATCATGCTTTTTACGGATTAGGGTCATTGGAAACTCTAGATTTGAGCTATAACGGCATAGTGGCTATTTCGGGTGCATCATTACAACATCTAACTAGACTAACTACACTCGATTTAACACACAATTTTCTGAGGGCTCTTACATCAGATCTCATAACACCCTTGCCCTCTCTAACTGATTTGGGATTATCTGGAAATGACATTTCAATTGTGGCAAGAAATGCCTTAGATGGCGCACTAGAATTGAGAAGTATATCCATGCAAGAAAATCCATTATCTTGTGATTGCACCATTCGAGAATTCGCCGAATGGCTACAAACGGCCAATTTAGTTTCACATGATCTCCTCACTATAACATGTGCCACACCCCCAAAATTAGAAGGAGCACCTTTAATACAAGTACCAATGGAAATGTTGAGCTGTGACATGGAAAATATGGAAAAAGACAATGCAAATATCATTGAACAATTGGGagcatttgcaaaaaaaaatcactctACACATCAAATTAAAGATCTATCGGACGAG ATCGTTTTACGAGAACTTCACTTTTCTACTGATTATGGACTAATTCTAACTTGGATTATAAATCTTAGTAAAAAAGATTATATGTGCGAtgcaatatttgtgtataaGGAAGAAAATATTAACGAAATTCTTATTGACAATTCCCCG ATACATTGTGAAAGCAAAATTATCAATGGCCAGAACACCGTTAGCGTTTTAGTGCCGGACAGTTCTTCTTTGGATATAGGAGAGAG CTATCGGTTTTGCTTGGTTATGGTCCAAGAATATCAGCCACATTCTGACATAACAGTTGGTTGCTCTAATATAACTCAACTACAAATTAGCAATCCAGGCAACCTTCCAAAAGCTAGACAATTTAAACGTCGTCCTTATGctgattttacaaaatttgataaGTCTGTCGAAACGGAACATCGAAACATAAACGCTTTGGCTGTAGACTTTCCTAATAGTGGAAGAATATTCAACACGAAAGTCAGCCACCAGGAAGAGGACTCAGATGCCTATTCCCAAAGgactttcgatttttttaactcattaaataaaagtttcttACCAGGTATTGGCTTAGGAATTTTGGTGACATCTTTGTTAGTTTTGATTTGGGCGGCATCACGTCTTCGACATACAGATAACGCCACCGACAATCATAATTCCAATAATGGTCGTAGCAGCAGAAGATCTAGTTCACCAACGGCCACAACTTGCTATGCAGCATCGGAACATATTGCTCGTTTAGCTGATTCCGAAAATCGAACtcgatatttaaaattacaagctACAACAAGTCTCTAA